In Solanum pennellii chromosome 7, SPENNV200, the following are encoded in one genomic region:
- the LOC107024640 gene encoding protein NRT1/ PTR FAMILY 8.1-like isoform X1, producing the protein MRMNLKNNIAMAEEEDVYTKDGTVDYRNKPANKKKTGTWKACPYILGNECCERLAYYGMSTNLVYYFKTQLSQETVTASKNQSNWSGTCYVMPLLGAFLADSYLGRYWTIAIFSIIYVCGMTLLTVSASVPGLRPICYEKNKCHSTDSQTAVFFVALYLVALGTGGIKPCVSSYGADQFDDADLIERNYKNSFFNWFYFSINIGALVASSLIVWIQQDISWGWGFGVPAAAMALAVVSFFSGSRLYRYQKPGGSPLTRICQVVVASLRKFHVTLPAEKSLLYETAEAESAIKGSRKLAHTNDLRFFDRAAVKTGSDENRGSINSWKLCTVTQVEEFKSVVKLLPIWATGIIFSTVYNQMSNYFVVQAMSMDTYLGKMKIPEASLSVFDTIAVILWVPVYDRVLVPFVRKFTGHKNGLTQLQRMGTGLVISVFAMVSAALVEVVRLGIVKRHNLYNSKDIPMSVFWQIPQYMIIGCAEVFTFIGQLEFFYDQAPDSMRSLCAALSLTTTALGSYVSSLLVIIVTDISTRNGKMGWLTDNPNYGKLHYFFFLLSVLSVLNFFIFLIVARTYKYKKAINKDDPVPMMANDDDNKLAY; encoded by the exons ATGCGAATGAACCTTAAGAATAACATT GCCATggcagaagaagaagatgtcTATACCAAGGATGGAACTGTCGATTATCGCAATAAGCCTGCAAATAAGAAGAAAACAGGAACTTGGAAGGCTTGCCCTTACATACTTG GGAATGAATGCTGTGAAAGATTGGCATATTATGGAATGAGCACCAATCTTGTGTATTATTTCAAGACTCAACTCAGTCAGGAAACTGTAACGGCGTCTAAAAATCAGTCGAATTGGTCAGGGACCTGTTATGTTATGCCTTTGCTTGGAGCATTTCTCGCCGACTCTTATCTTGGAAGATACTGGACTATAGCCATATTCTCAATCATCTATGTTTGT GGGATGACACTATTGACAGTATCAGCATCAGTACCGGGGCTTAGGCCGATTTGTTATGAAAAGAATAAATGTCACTCGACGGATAGTCAAACAGCAGTATTCTTTGTTGCACTCTACTTAGTAGCACTGGGAACCGGAGGGATCAAGCCGTGTGTCTCATCCTATGGTGCTGACCAGTTTGATGATGCTGATCTTATCGAGAGGAACTACAAAAATTCCTTCTTTAATTGGTTCTACTTCTCTATCAACATTGGGGCTCTCGTTGCTTCTTCGTTGATAGTCTGGATACAACAGGATATTAGCTGGGGATGGGGATTTGGTGTTCCTGCTGCAGCTATGGCCTTAGCTGTTGTATCATTCTTTTCAGGATCTCGTCTCTATAGATACCAAAAGCCTGGAGGAAGCCCTTTGACGCGTATATGCCAGGTGGTTGTGGCTTCTCTTAGAAAATTTCATGTTACATTGCCTGCCGAAAAATCACTGTTATATGAGACTGCAGAAGCTGAATCCGCCATCAAAGGGAGTCGAAAACTTGCTCATACAAACGACTTGAG GTTCTTCGATAGAGCTGCTGTGAAAACAGGGTCGGATGAGAACAGAGGTTCGATAAACAGTTGGAAACTTTGCACAGTGACACAAGTTGAGGAGTTCAAGTCTGTCGTCAAGTTGCTACCTATTTGGGCTACTGGTATTATCTTCAGCACAGTGTATAACCAAATGAGCAATTATTTTGTGGTGCAAGCCATGTCTATGGATACATATTTAGGCAAAATGAAAATCCCCGAGGCTTCACTATCTGTTTTTGACACCATCGCGGTTATTCTATGGGTTCCTGTCTATGATAGAGTGCTTGTACCATTCGTACGAAAGTTCACAGGTCACAAGAATGGATTGACTCAACTCCAACGAATGGGAACGGGGCTTGTTATATCTGTCTTTGCTATGGTATCTGCTGCACTCGTAGAGGTAGTTAGGCTCGGGATAGTAAAAAGGCATAACCTTTATAACTCCAAGGACATCCCAATGTCAGTGTTTTGGCAAATTCCTCAGTATATGATAATTGGTTGTGCTGAAGTTTTCACATTTATCGGTCAGTTGGAGTTCTTCTATGATCAAGCTCCTGATTCAATGCGGAGTTTGTGTGCTGCTCTCTCTTTGACAACCACCGCGCTTGGGAGTTATGTGAGCTCGTTGTTAGTAATCATTGTCACGGATATTAGCACGAGGAATGGGAAGATGGGATGGCTAACAGACAATCCAAATTACGGAAAACTTCATTATTTCTTCTTCCTATTGTCCGTTCTAAGCGTGCtaaacttcttcatttttctcatcGTTGCAAGGACATACAAGTATAAGAAGGCAATCAACAAGGACGACCCTGTTCCAATGATGGCTAACGATGATGACAATAAGCTCGCctattga
- the LOC107024640 gene encoding protein NRT1/ PTR FAMILY 8.1-like isoform X2: protein MAEEEDVYTKDGTVDYRNKPANKKKTGTWKACPYILGNECCERLAYYGMSTNLVYYFKTQLSQETVTASKNQSNWSGTCYVMPLLGAFLADSYLGRYWTIAIFSIIYVCGMTLLTVSASVPGLRPICYEKNKCHSTDSQTAVFFVALYLVALGTGGIKPCVSSYGADQFDDADLIERNYKNSFFNWFYFSINIGALVASSLIVWIQQDISWGWGFGVPAAAMALAVVSFFSGSRLYRYQKPGGSPLTRICQVVVASLRKFHVTLPAEKSLLYETAEAESAIKGSRKLAHTNDLRFFDRAAVKTGSDENRGSINSWKLCTVTQVEEFKSVVKLLPIWATGIIFSTVYNQMSNYFVVQAMSMDTYLGKMKIPEASLSVFDTIAVILWVPVYDRVLVPFVRKFTGHKNGLTQLQRMGTGLVISVFAMVSAALVEVVRLGIVKRHNLYNSKDIPMSVFWQIPQYMIIGCAEVFTFIGQLEFFYDQAPDSMRSLCAALSLTTTALGSYVSSLLVIIVTDISTRNGKMGWLTDNPNYGKLHYFFFLLSVLSVLNFFIFLIVARTYKYKKAINKDDPVPMMANDDDNKLAY, encoded by the exons ATggcagaagaagaagatgtcTATACCAAGGATGGAACTGTCGATTATCGCAATAAGCCTGCAAATAAGAAGAAAACAGGAACTTGGAAGGCTTGCCCTTACATACTTG GGAATGAATGCTGTGAAAGATTGGCATATTATGGAATGAGCACCAATCTTGTGTATTATTTCAAGACTCAACTCAGTCAGGAAACTGTAACGGCGTCTAAAAATCAGTCGAATTGGTCAGGGACCTGTTATGTTATGCCTTTGCTTGGAGCATTTCTCGCCGACTCTTATCTTGGAAGATACTGGACTATAGCCATATTCTCAATCATCTATGTTTGT GGGATGACACTATTGACAGTATCAGCATCAGTACCGGGGCTTAGGCCGATTTGTTATGAAAAGAATAAATGTCACTCGACGGATAGTCAAACAGCAGTATTCTTTGTTGCACTCTACTTAGTAGCACTGGGAACCGGAGGGATCAAGCCGTGTGTCTCATCCTATGGTGCTGACCAGTTTGATGATGCTGATCTTATCGAGAGGAACTACAAAAATTCCTTCTTTAATTGGTTCTACTTCTCTATCAACATTGGGGCTCTCGTTGCTTCTTCGTTGATAGTCTGGATACAACAGGATATTAGCTGGGGATGGGGATTTGGTGTTCCTGCTGCAGCTATGGCCTTAGCTGTTGTATCATTCTTTTCAGGATCTCGTCTCTATAGATACCAAAAGCCTGGAGGAAGCCCTTTGACGCGTATATGCCAGGTGGTTGTGGCTTCTCTTAGAAAATTTCATGTTACATTGCCTGCCGAAAAATCACTGTTATATGAGACTGCAGAAGCTGAATCCGCCATCAAAGGGAGTCGAAAACTTGCTCATACAAACGACTTGAG GTTCTTCGATAGAGCTGCTGTGAAAACAGGGTCGGATGAGAACAGAGGTTCGATAAACAGTTGGAAACTTTGCACAGTGACACAAGTTGAGGAGTTCAAGTCTGTCGTCAAGTTGCTACCTATTTGGGCTACTGGTATTATCTTCAGCACAGTGTATAACCAAATGAGCAATTATTTTGTGGTGCAAGCCATGTCTATGGATACATATTTAGGCAAAATGAAAATCCCCGAGGCTTCACTATCTGTTTTTGACACCATCGCGGTTATTCTATGGGTTCCTGTCTATGATAGAGTGCTTGTACCATTCGTACGAAAGTTCACAGGTCACAAGAATGGATTGACTCAACTCCAACGAATGGGAACGGGGCTTGTTATATCTGTCTTTGCTATGGTATCTGCTGCACTCGTAGAGGTAGTTAGGCTCGGGATAGTAAAAAGGCATAACCTTTATAACTCCAAGGACATCCCAATGTCAGTGTTTTGGCAAATTCCTCAGTATATGATAATTGGTTGTGCTGAAGTTTTCACATTTATCGGTCAGTTGGAGTTCTTCTATGATCAAGCTCCTGATTCAATGCGGAGTTTGTGTGCTGCTCTCTCTTTGACAACCACCGCGCTTGGGAGTTATGTGAGCTCGTTGTTAGTAATCATTGTCACGGATATTAGCACGAGGAATGGGAAGATGGGATGGCTAACAGACAATCCAAATTACGGAAAACTTCATTATTTCTTCTTCCTATTGTCCGTTCTAAGCGTGCtaaacttcttcatttttctcatcGTTGCAAGGACATACAAGTATAAGAAGGCAATCAACAAGGACGACCCTGTTCCAATGATGGCTAACGATGATGACAATAAGCTCGCctattga
- the LOC107026367 gene encoding tyrosine--tRNA ligase, chloroplastic/mitochondrial: protein MAAAAAGAGAGAINSGLRSLLLNTTLRPFTSSLLRKLPLPTYVFLPNTPSRHNFSHRPFCSISPLPASQEDSFSKPNSKSRPNVLHILEERGLLESVTSDSLRSVCSDPNLGPLKVYCGFDPTAESLHLGNLLGIIVLSWFLRCGHNAVGLIGGATGRIGDPSGKSLERPELDLVTLEKNISGIAGIVKKILVCSPGVCENAGEVQILNNYDWWKDVKFLDFLRNVGRYARVGTMMSKESVKKRLENAEQGMSYAEFTYQLLQGYDFVHLYEKEGVNVQIGGSDQWGNITAGTDLIRRLVGKSSDNGAVVGSVPVVFGLTFPLLLKSDGTKFGKSEDGAIWLSASLLSPYKFYQYFFTVPDDDVVRFLKILTFLSIEEIAELEKDMGKPGYVPNTAQRRLAEEVTRFVHGQEGLEEALKATEALKPGNADTKLDWKTIEGIAADVPSCSMNYEQVLDIPILDLYVSSGLLESKSAARRMLKQGGLYLNNAKVDSESKKIEADDIVDDKVILLSAGKKNKMVVRIS from the coding sequence ATGGCCGCCGCCGCCGCCGGTGCCGGTGCCGGTGCCATTAACTCCGGCCTACGATCTCTTCTTCTCAATACTACCCTTAGACCTTTCACTTCATCTTTATTGAGAAAATTACCACTACCCACATACGTTTTTCTTCCCAATACCCCTTCCCGCCACAACTTTTCCCATCGACCCTTTTGCTCTATCTCACCATTGCCGGCATCCCAAGAAGACAGTTTTAGCAAACCGAACAGTAAATCACGACCCAATGTTTTACACATTCTTGAAGAAAGGGGGTTATTGGAATCAGTGACTAGCGACTCATTACGCTCCGTTTGTTCCGACCCGAATTTGGGTCCGTTGAAAGTGTATTGTGGGTTTGACCCGACTGCTGAAAGCTTACACCTTGGTAATCTTTTGGGTATAATTGTGCTTTCTTGGTTTTTACGTTGTGGGCATAATGCTGTGGGGCTTATTGGAGGTGCTACGGGTCGAATTGGTGACCCTTCTGGGAAGAGTTTGGAGCGACCAGAGCTTGATTTAGTGACTTTGGAGAAGAATATATCTGGGATTGCTGGTATTGTTAAGAAGATTTTGGTTTGCTCACCAGGTGTTTGTGAAAATGCTGGAGAGGtacaaattttgaataattatgatTGGTGGAAAGATGTGaagtttttggattttttgaGGAATGTGGGGAGGTATGCTAGAGTTGGGACTATGATGTCGAAGGAAAGTGTGAAGAAAAGGTTGGAAAATGCAGAGCAAGGGATGAGTTATGCTGAGTTTACGTATCAGCTTTTACAAGGTTATGATTTTGTGCATTTGTATGAAAAGGAAGGTGTCAATGTGCAAATTGGTGGTAGTGATCAATGGGGTAATATCACTGCTGGTACTGATCTTATTCGTAGGCTTGTAGGAAAATCTTCCGATAATGGAGCTGTTGTTGGCAGCGTACCGGTTGTTTTTGGGCTTACTTTTCCTTTGCTTCTCAAGAGTGATGGTACCAAGTTTGGAAAATCAGAGGATGGTGCAATTTGGCTATCCGCTTCACTTTTGTCGCCGTATAAGTTCTATCAATACTTTTTTACGGTCCCAGATGATGATGTAGTGAGGTTTCTTAAGATACTTACTTTTTTGAGCATTGAAGAGATTGCAGAGCTGGAGAAGGATATGGGAAAACCAGGATATGTTCCTAACACAGCTCAGCGTAGGCTGGCCGAGGAGGTTACACGGTTTGTTCATGGACAAGAGGGATTGGAAGAGGCTCTAAAGGCTACAGAGGCTTTGAAGCCTGGAAATGCTGATACCAAATTGGATTGGAAAACAATTGAAGGTATTGCAGCTGATGTACCATCTTGCTCCATGAATTATGAACAGGTGTTAGACATACCAATTTTGGATCTTTATGTTTCCAGTGGTTTGCTTGAAAGCAAATCAGCTGCACGACGAATGCTTAAGCAAGGGGGACTTTACTTGAACAATGCCAAAGTTGATAGCGAGAGTAAGAAGATTGAGGCAGATGACATTGTGGATGACAAAGTTATCCTTTTGTCTGCCGGGAAAAAGAACAAGATGGTTGTTAGAATATCCTGA